A region of Streptomyces sp. TG1A-60 DNA encodes the following proteins:
- a CDS encoding M1 family metallopeptidase — MVSCPHRISGVSRSAPVVPAAALLTLALALTLTLVSCTEGADVGSRGSAGLGDPYFPKLGNGGYDVTHYGLTLQYEPPSGIGNDDRLRGTAVVTARATRALDAFNLDLKGMDVESVAVGDAAARWSRAGQELTVTPAHGIDEGERFRTTVRYAGAPETITDPDGSREGWLPTADGVLALGEPTGSMTWFPGNHHPSDKAAYDITVTVPEPLRAVSNGELRSESAKNGRTTYAWHTAEPMASYVATLAIGTYEIRHSGGGGTAGSDGLPVYVAVDPTQAEKSRAVLGRIPEVIEWAEAGFGPYPFSSTGAIVDRPEDVAYALETQNRPVFPGAPDILLLVHELAHQWYGDSVTPKTWRDMWLNEGFATYAEWLWQEDHGGHTAQEIFDALYAGDYYEDAASNAAVWDFPPAKPPSAARISDSPVYQRGAMVLHKIREAVGDDAFLGLLRGWATDRRHGNADTADFTAYAERYAQKTAPDADLTPVWGDWLYGEGKPPEA, encoded by the coding sequence ATGGTGTCATGTCCCCATAGGATCTCCGGCGTGTCCCGATCCGCACCGGTTGTCCCGGCCGCCGCCCTGCTCACGCTCGCCCTGGCCCTCACCCTCACTCTCGTCTCGTGCACCGAGGGCGCCGACGTCGGCAGCCGCGGCTCCGCCGGCCTGGGGGACCCGTACTTCCCGAAGCTCGGCAACGGCGGCTACGACGTCACCCACTACGGCCTGACGCTCCAGTACGAACCCCCTTCCGGCATCGGGAACGACGACCGGTTGCGCGGCACCGCCGTCGTCACCGCGCGGGCCACCCGGGCCCTCGACGCCTTCAACCTCGATCTGAAGGGGATGGACGTCGAGTCGGTCGCCGTCGGGGACGCGGCGGCACGTTGGAGCAGGGCGGGGCAGGAGCTGACCGTCACGCCGGCGCACGGGATCGACGAAGGGGAGAGGTTCCGCACGACGGTGCGCTACGCGGGCGCCCCGGAGACGATCACCGACCCGGACGGCTCCCGGGAGGGCTGGCTGCCGACCGCCGACGGCGTCCTCGCGCTCGGTGAACCGACGGGCTCGATGACGTGGTTCCCCGGCAACCACCACCCCTCCGACAAGGCGGCCTACGACATCACGGTCACCGTCCCGGAGCCTCTGCGGGCGGTCTCCAACGGGGAGTTGCGGAGCGAGTCCGCCAAGAACGGCCGTACGACCTACGCCTGGCACACCGCCGAACCGATGGCGAGCTATGTGGCCACGCTCGCGATCGGCACCTACGAGATCCGGCACTCCGGCGGGGGCGGGACGGCGGGCTCGGACGGACTGCCGGTGTACGTCGCCGTCGACCCCACGCAGGCCGAGAAGAGCCGAGCGGTGCTCGGCCGTATCCCGGAGGTGATCGAGTGGGCCGAGGCCGGTTTCGGCCCGTATCCCTTCTCCTCCACCGGCGCGATCGTCGACCGGCCGGAGGACGTGGCGTACGCGCTGGAGACCCAGAACCGCCCTGTCTTCCCCGGCGCCCCCGACATCCTGCTCCTCGTCCATGAACTGGCCCACCAGTGGTACGGCGACTCCGTCACCCCGAAGACCTGGCGCGACATGTGGCTCAACGAGGGCTTCGCCACGTACGCCGAGTGGCTGTGGCAGGAGGACCACGGCGGCCACACCGCCCAGGAGATCTTCGACGCCCTGTACGCGGGTGACTACTACGAGGACGCCGCCTCGAACGCGGCCGTGTGGGACTTCCCGCCCGCGAAGCCGCCGAGCGCGGCCCGCATCTCCGACAGCCCGGTGTACCAGCGGGGCGCCATGGTCCTCCACAAGATCCGCGAGGCCGTCGGCGACGACGCCTTCCTCGGCCTGCTGCGGGGTTGGGCCACGGACCGTCGCCATGGCAACGCGGATACGGCCGACTTCACGGCGTACGCCGAGAGGTACGCGCAGAAGACGGCCCCGGACGCCGACCTGACACCGGTCTGGGGCGACTGGCTGTACGGGGAGGGCAAGCCGCCGGAGGCCTGA
- a CDS encoding TerD family protein, whose product MAVSLSKGGNVSLTKEAPGLTAVTVGLGWDVRTTTGTDFDLDASAIAVNPEGKVYSDGHFVFFNNKQTPDQTIVHTGDNRTGEGAGDDEAINVNLAGLPADVDKIVFPVSIYDAENRSQNFGQVRNAYIRIVNQAGGAEIARYDLSEDAATETAMVFGELYRNGAEWKFRAVGQGYASGLVGIAQDFGVSV is encoded by the coding sequence ATGGCTGTAAGCCTGTCCAAGGGTGGCAACGTCTCGCTCACCAAGGAGGCTCCGGGCCTGACCGCCGTCACCGTGGGCCTCGGCTGGGACGTCCGCACCACGACCGGCACGGACTTCGACCTCGACGCGTCCGCGATCGCGGTCAACCCGGAGGGCAAGGTCTACTCGGACGGCCACTTCGTCTTCTTCAACAACAAGCAGACCCCGGACCAGACCATCGTCCACACCGGCGACAACCGCACGGGCGAGGGCGCCGGCGACGACGAGGCGATCAACGTCAACCTGGCGGGCCTCCCGGCCGACGTCGACAAGATCGTCTTCCCGGTCTCCATCTACGACGCCGAGAACCGCTCGCAGAACTTCGGCCAGGTCCGCAACGCCTACATCCGCATCGTCAACCAGGCGGGCGGCGCCGAGATCGCGCGCTACGACCTCTCCGAGGACGCCGCCACCGAGACCGCCATGGTCTTCGGCGAGCTGTACCGCAACGGCGCCGAGTGGAAGTTCCGCGCCGTCGGCCAGGGTTACGCCTCGGGCCTCGTCGGCATCGCCCAGGACTTCGGCGTCAGCGTCTGA
- the arfB gene encoding alternative ribosome rescue aminoacyl-tRNA hydrolase ArfB translates to MSGPSRGPGGPSPRSLGISIRGSVSLPESELMWRFSRSSGPGGQHVNTSDSQVELRFDLANTDALPEVWKVRALERLAGRLVDGVVSVRASEHRSQWRNRETAAVRLAALLAEATAPPPRPRRATRVPRGINERRLREKKQRSDTKRGRSGRDWG, encoded by the coding sequence ATGTCCGGTCCTTCTCGGGGGCCTGGGGGCCCGTCCCCCAGAAGCCTCGGCATCAGCATTCGTGGCTCCGTCTCGCTTCCCGAGTCCGAGCTCATGTGGCGTTTCTCCCGCTCCTCCGGTCCCGGCGGACAGCACGTCAACACCAGCGACTCGCAGGTCGAGCTGAGGTTCGACCTCGCGAACACCGACGCACTGCCCGAGGTGTGGAAGGTGCGGGCGCTGGAGCGGCTCGCGGGGCGGCTCGTCGACGGCGTCGTCAGTGTGCGGGCCTCCGAGCACCGTTCCCAGTGGCGGAACCGGGAGACCGCGGCCGTACGGCTCGCCGCGCTCCTCGCGGAGGCGACCGCGCCGCCGCCCAGGCCGCGCCGGGCCACCCGGGTCCCGAGGGGGATCAACGAGCGGCGGCTGCGGGAGAAGAAGCAGCGGTCCGACACCAAGCGGGGGCGGTCGGGGCGCGACTGGGGCTGA
- a CDS encoding flavin reductase family protein, giving the protein MSRLAAGVVLVTACEPPLDPGDPEGPSGEDVGMTATSFMSVSLDPPLVMVSLREGSRMDDLLAEQPLWAVSVLSEHQRTTAGRFAMKGRLSDRLLFADIPYTRGAATGAPLVGGALATLECRTEQRVTAGDHTLVIGRVLAATAPGTHGGPLAYFRGRYRQLG; this is encoded by the coding sequence ATGTCCCGGCTGGCGGCGGGGGTGGTCCTGGTGACGGCGTGCGAGCCGCCGCTGGACCCCGGGGATCCCGAGGGGCCGAGCGGCGAGGACGTCGGCATGACGGCCACCTCCTTCATGTCCGTGTCGCTGGACCCGCCCCTCGTCATGGTCAGCCTCCGCGAGGGCTCCCGTATGGACGACCTCCTCGCCGAGCAGCCTCTGTGGGCCGTCTCCGTCCTCTCCGAGCACCAGCGCACCACCGCCGGCCGTTTCGCCATGAAAGGCCGCCTCAGTGACCGCCTGCTCTTCGCCGACATCCCGTACACCCGCGGCGCGGCCACCGGCGCTCCCCTGGTCGGCGGCGCCCTGGCCACCCTGGAATGCCGCACCGAGCAACGCGTGACCGCCGGCGACCACACCCTCGTCATCGGCCGCGTCCTGGCCGCGACGGCGCCGGGCACGCACGGCGGCCCGCTGGCCTACTTCCGGGGCAGGTACAGGCAGTTGGGCTGA